The DNA sequence GTTCTACACGGTAATATTCGGTCATTGATTATAGGTTTAATTCGGTTTGGTTAATATTTTCAGGTAAGGTGCGATTGTTTTATTTTGATTTGAAAAAGTCTTTACCTTTCTCGAGATAATAAGATTTATACCCATCACCAGCAATTTCAGCCTCCCATAATTCGCGAAATACGGCATAATTACGATAGTAGTACATCATACCAGAATGCCAACTTTCCCAAAGTTTCGCTGAAATTCGCTTTTTCTTATACCAATAATATTGTTCAGCACAAAGGTTAAAGTAATCGATGAGCAAGTGATACATTTTTTTCTTTTCAATTAGAGAATCGATTTCTTTCAACTGACTTAATGTGGCAATAGTATCAAGTAGATCGAGGCTATCGTTAAATTCATCATACCTTTTGTTAAACTCGCTAAATAGCTCCTTCTCCATTTTTTGGTGGTTCAGCTTCTTGTTCGCAGCACTGAATATAACGGTTATCACTATACCTACAACTCCTAGAAAAGCAGGTGTAAAAGCTTTTACAAGGTCTAAAATTTCTGTATCCATCATACCAACCGCACTCTCCCCGTCAGCAATTCCTGCATCATTCCTTGTTTTACCTTTCGTGCTTTGCCCAGTTGCGCTTCCAAAGCTTCCAGCTCTGCATCCATATCCGATAATATCGTGGCGATGCGGCTTTGCTCAGTGAGAGATGGAAATTGTATCTTAAATTCTTGCAATGTTGGAAGCCTAATTGAATCAACAGTTGCTTTTACAGTATTTTGCATTGCGTGATTTCCAAAGTACATTCTAAAATACCAGTATAGGTACTTACCATTTGAGTTTACGAAATCACTAATTTTATAAACTCGCTGATGGAAATCAAACTTTCCATTTATATAATGAACAATACTCCCAAGATTACCTTCTCCAGGAATTAAGATTGCTTCTCCATCGAAAGAATAAGAATTAATTCTTTCAATAGTTTGTGAGCGAACAAAAAATGGATAAACACCATTTTCAATCTTATCTTGGTTATTTTTCCTTCCGGTGTAAATAATACTCATTTCCCCCAATTTCTTCTCCTCCCAATCCTCTTTTGGCGACAACAATTCTTGCATAGTACCTTGTTTAATCAGGCGTTTTTTGGCGATGAGTTGTTCTAAGCTTTCTATCCACGAATCGGCATCACTCAAGGCTTCGGCTATTGCTTCTTGTTCAGGTAAGGATTTTGGATAACAGATAGGTAACTTCTTTGCTGTTAAAGCATTATAGCTTTGTTGCTTTGTTCCTTGGCAATATTTTAATGCTAACTCATTTCCAAAAGCAACATAATAATGATATAAAAAAGACGTGTTAATTTTATTCTTTTGTGGATATAAAGCCATACACGACTGATTAGTTGTTGCCTTTATACCAGTTATTGCACAACTACCTCTTGTGCCCTCAGCTTCCAACCCAGTAATTGCCATCAAAAATGTTCCTTTCGGAATTATTTTAAGATTAGTATTTTTAATAGCTAATAGGGAAATTTTTTCTATTGTATCCTTGATGATATTATAGTTAAGCTCCCCGCTTGTTATCCAAGGAAAATCGCCTATATAGTATTCCTTATTACCTCTGTATGGTGTCATCCCACTTGAAAAACCTTCCATACAATCGCCGAAAGTTTCTAATACCCAATCTTCAGAAACCAGACCAATCTCCGTCTGCACCATCTTATTTTCTTTTACCATACCAATCCCATTTTTTGCAAATGCGCCAATACTTTTTGTGATGCTTCCACTGTTTGGGTTTCCAATGCAGGTAAAGCCTGTTGGTAGCGGTCTGCCAGTTCCTTAATACGTTGCGTCAAGTTTTGGCTCAGCTTTTCTTGTTCGCTGTTCAGCGCATTTTGCAATATAGGTGTCCATTTGTAGTTAATCACCATATCTTTTATTTCGGCTTCGGTAAGTAAAGGATATTGCGCCACCACTTTTATTTCCAGATTTTCTTTCGCAATCTTGATCAGTTTGGTAATGCCACCCAAAGCTTCCTGCGTATCAATATAGTTTTTGATGTATTTCAACTCTTCTTTGGAAGCATTTTCTGCCTTACGAACTTTATATAAGTCCTTTACATTTTTAAGATTTATTTTTTCCAACTCACTGAAAATGCCTTCCTCACCGCTGTTTTCTTCTTCTATTTCTGCAAGGGCTTCCTGCGTGGAGTTCAACTGGTTTTCTAAATTCTGCAAACTATCGGCTTGTTCTTTAAAGAAATAGGCAATCATCATTTCCGGCGTTATCATTCTGCCTTCTATCCCTGCCAAACCAGCGATCTCTTTATCCATTGCTGCTTTGCCATCTTTTCCTTTTTTGCCTTTCACCACCAAGCGGGTATATTCGGTTCCTGCTTGCCAGCCATCCAAAGCAATGCTGTAAAAATCGTCTTGCATAGTATCTGCCCAATACTGCATCAGGTGTTGGTACATCGCATAATGGCTCACCAAAGCGTTGCCTTCAAAATGTTTTAAAAGCGATTGTGTGGTTTGGTGGATATTATCTTTGAGGTGAAAACCTTTGTCTAATGTGTTCCATTCGGTTTGTTGCTGTTGCAACCATTGGTCAAAAGCTTGGTGCATCTCTTGGTTGAATGCCACGAACTCCGGATGGTTGAATATGGTCGCTTTTACGTCTTCCGCAGATACTTTCAAAGCAAAATAACCGGATCTGGCTTCGCTAAATAGCTCCGCTTTCAGTGATGGAAACAAATCCCAATAGGCCTGTAAGCCTTCCACATCCTTTTGTGGAATACCACCTAACAGATGCCCACTCAAATCCTGAATATCTTCTGCTTCCTGCGTGTCAATGTAGCGTGGAATATTGAGGTTGTAATCGTTTTTGGGATCGGCAATTTCGGTCATTGATACCATACGACTGTACTTTGGCACTTCGGCAAAGGCATCGAACACATCGGTTATCTTGCGGATATCCTGCTCGCGTAAGCGATTCTTGTTGCCGTCTTTCACAAAGCCTTTGCTGGCATCTACCATAAACAGTCCTTTGCGGTGCTCGGCATTTTCTTTGTCCAACACAATAATACAGGCTGGAATGCCCGTACCGTAAAACAGATTGGCAGGCAAACCAATAATCGCTTTGATATAGCCTTTCTTCAAAATATTCTTACGGATTTCGCCCTCTGCATTTCCACGGAACAATACACCATGAGGCAGTACAACAGCCCCTTTTCCGTGCGCTTTCAAGGATTGTAAGATGTGCAGCAGAAAGGCGTAATCGCCATTCTTTTCTGGCGGAATGCCCAATTCGAATCGGTTATATTCATCGCTATCTGGATTCACGTTATTTCTCCAGTTTTTCAATGAAAATGGTGGATTGGCAACTACATAATCAAATTTCCTAAGCGATCCGTTTTCTTCTTTATAGGAAGGACGGCTCAAGGTATTATCTGCAACAATGGTGGCGGTTTCGGCACCATGCAGAATCATATTCATATGCGCTAAGTTGGCAGTGGTCGTTTCCTTTTCCTGCCCGTACAAATCGATGTTTTTACCTGCTTCATTCATCACTTTCAATAAAAGCGACCCCGATCCGCAAGTCGGGTCATAAGCCATTGTTTGATGTGATGAATTGTTTTGGTTGATGCCAATGACCTTTGCCAATACGCGCGAAACTTCCGCAGGAGTATAAAACTGTCCTTTTGATTTTCCACTTTCGGTCGCAAAGTGACGCATTAGATATTCGTAAGCATCGCCCAAAATATCGTCACCCTCCGCGGAATTTCCGGAGAAATCCAAACTTGGATCATTAAAAATACGCACTAAGTTCGAAACGGTATCCACCAAATCTTTGCCTTTTCCCAGTTTCGTTTCATCGTTAAAATCGGGGAAATCATTCAGTTTATTCGCCTCTTTAATAGGGTTCAGGATTAGCTTATTGACCATATCGCCAATTTCTGGGTTCCCAATCAAATCCACCATATCATCAAACGACGCACCTTTCGGAACAGTGATGGCACCAAACGGATCGTCTTTGTACTTGTCAGATATGTACTTTACAAATAACATCGTCAATACATAATCCTTGTATTGCGAAGCGTCCATTCCGCCACGTAATTCGTCGCATGATGCCCATAATGAGCTATATAATTCTGATTTTTTTATTGCCATTTTACTGATTGCTTGGTAGTTATTTTTAAGCGATAGCGTTCCACAAATTATGTTTTTTTTCAGGCGAAAACAATACGGGAAAACGTAAAGTCTAAAAACTTATTATCGCTAACAAAACCAAATAACTAACCAGAAAATAATTGGATAAAAATAGTCAGCTGACGCTACAAGGTTGGCGAATGAGCTCCGCGATTGAAGCTTCCTGGATGCTTGGAACAAGAAGATGAAGTAAGCTCTCTTATTGAAGATTTTTTTATTCCACAATACTTGCAATGGTGATTGGTCTTTTCTGATCCTTCGTACAATATGTGTGCGCCTTTGTTAAATCCGTTAGGATGTTTACTGCACGATGAAGCCACTAATTCTCGGACAGAAGACTTTTTAATTCCACATTGGACACAATAAAAATTTGACATAATAATTGATTGGTTGATATAGCAAACATACGTATTAGAATGACCAAAATAGTCCATCTGAAAATATTTTTCACGACTCTAGCACTTAATTTCTCAAGCTATTGAATATAAGCATGTATTTTTCTAACAGGAAATAAGTCATTCCGTGCCCTTCCGGCAGCAAAATAGGCTCCTACTACGGTGCACATACGCACGCAAATCACACAGCCCCATGTTCCGCCTAGTGCACCTGATGTACAAAGAACTTTGACGACAGTACTATCTTTGATAAACCAATCACAGAAATCCACCCACCCAACGCCCCTCTCTAAAAAAGTCGCCTCAGCGAATTAGCAAGAGTAAAAATAAGCACCTCCTTCGTCCAAGACGTCAAGCGACGAGTGTTGCTCCATATTAGCGGACAAAGTGGAATTCTACCACCCCAAAGCGGAACCTACTAGTACTGTCACAGAAAACGATCGTATACTTTCAATTATGTCAGAAATGATCTTTCAGCCACGCTTAAACATGAAAAGTATCCCTGGAGGACACTTAAAATCTTGATCGCAGCGCATAAAGCTATAAAGGTGAGGCTCTGCCCAACTTCTGCTTGCTGTATTGACTCGTCCTAAAAAGGTTTACACCACTACTCCAAAATAATCTTCTTTTTCACAATCAAAATTGCCATCTTTAAAGCACCAAAATTAGACTTTCCTAAACAATCGCGAATGAACTTTTCAATATTAGATACATGGGGCGATTACCCGCCAAATGCAAAAAATCACGTTTTTTTAATTTGGGATAATTGGAATGACTATAGTTATTTCACTCTTTTTGCTATTTTTTATGTCGATAAACATTCTGAAAAGCACGATTTGGGTGCTATAAAAATTGGTTTTAAAGGCCAGGAAACTGGTGATAGGATTTATCAAATTGGTCATCGATTTTCTAATATTGGCGATATTTATTTTTCAGTTGGAACATCCGCCGAGTATTATGAAGGGCTAAAAAGTTTAGGGCCTCAATTACGCGATGATATTTTAATGAGCCTTAATGATATCGCAAAGAATAATAAACTTTATAAAGAAATCGAAAATGAACCTGTGTTTCAAACATCATTTCTAAGATCATTAAACTCGAATACCATTACCGGCCAGTTTCATCGCATTGCTGAAGGCGGAGCGAAGCTTACACCTTTTAACTTCTCATATGCAGAAGGCGCAGATGACGATGAGAAATTTGGTTTATCATTCGAAATTAAACCAGAGTCATTTCCTCCAACAAATGTTCATGTTTTAATAGGGAAAAACGGCGTTGGCAAAACGGTGTTAATAAATAAAATGATTGACTCTTTGGTAGTAGATCAAGAGCGCAAAGATGAAGTGGGAAGGTTTTTCT is a window from the Sphingobacterium sp. lm-10 genome containing:
- a CDS encoding restriction endonuclease subunit S codes for the protein MVKENKMVQTEIGLVSEDWVLETFGDCMEGFSSGMTPYRGNKEYYIGDFPWITSGELNYNIIKDTIEKISLLAIKNTNLKIIPKGTFLMAITGLEAEGTRGSCAITGIKATTNQSCMALYPQKNKINTSFLYHYYVAFGNELALKYCQGTKQQSYNALTAKKLPICYPKSLPEQEAIAEALSDADSWIESLEQLIAKKRLIKQGTMQELLSPKEDWEEKKLGEMSIIYTGRKNNQDKIENGVYPFFVRSQTIERINSYSFDGEAILIPGEGNLGSIVHYINGKFDFHQRVYKISDFVNSNGKYLYWYFRMYFGNHAMQNTVKATVDSIRLPTLQEFKIQFPSLTEQSRIATILSDMDAELEALEAQLGKARKVKQGMMQELLTGRVRLV
- a CDS encoding type I restriction-modification system subunit M — its product is MAIKKSELYSSLWASCDELRGGMDASQYKDYVLTMLFVKYISDKYKDDPFGAITVPKGASFDDMVDLIGNPEIGDMVNKLILNPIKEANKLNDFPDFNDETKLGKGKDLVDTVSNLVRIFNDPSLDFSGNSAEGDDILGDAYEYLMRHFATESGKSKGQFYTPAEVSRVLAKVIGINQNNSSHQTMAYDPTCGSGSLLLKVMNEAGKNIDLYGQEKETTTANLAHMNMILHGAETATIVADNTLSRPSYKEENGSLRKFDYVVANPPFSLKNWRNNVNPDSDEYNRFELGIPPEKNGDYAFLLHILQSLKAHGKGAVVLPHGVLFRGNAEGEIRKNILKKGYIKAIIGLPANLFYGTGIPACIIVLDKENAEHRKGLFMVDASKGFVKDGNKNRLREQDIRKITDVFDAFAEVPKYSRMVSMTEIADPKNDYNLNIPRYIDTQEAEDIQDLSGHLLGGIPQKDVEGLQAYWDLFPSLKAELFSEARSGYFALKVSAEDVKATIFNHPEFVAFNQEMHQAFDQWLQQQQTEWNTLDKGFHLKDNIHQTTQSLLKHFEGNALVSHYAMYQHLMQYWADTMQDDFYSIALDGWQAGTEYTRLVVKGKKGKDGKAAMDKEIAGLAGIEGRMITPEMMIAYFFKEQADSLQNLENQLNSTQEALAEIEEENSGEEGIFSELEKINLKNVKDLYKVRKAENASKEELKYIKNYIDTQEALGGITKLIKIAKENLEIKVVAQYPLLTEAEIKDMVINYKWTPILQNALNSEQEKLSQNLTQRIKELADRYQQALPALETQTVEASQKVLAHLQKMGLVW